Proteins encoded in a region of the Megalops cyprinoides isolate fMegCyp1 chromosome 3, fMegCyp1.pri, whole genome shotgun sequence genome:
- the LOC118774560 gene encoding N-acetyllactosaminide beta-1,3-N-acetylglucosaminyltransferase 2 → MARCSGRLLCICLLPCVMVGHLIVYIMVSICITISYSPPLLPVRFVAPGTSSNSGTLASHPLNPFWKLGLEEGALWNQLQRFLDRQHNPILRGNRTWVKLPDAEDGRVREGDAGEAPADCRPDNRWASRLQDFNTLPEQMRDFVLSMHCRDYPLLTDQPGICGGEGQGAEAPVLLLAIKSETGNFENRQAIRQTWGQSGWVQGEAGGRGGLVRTVFLLGKQDPSAGLYPDLEALLELEKSQHQDILQWDFRDSFYNLTLKDVLFWRWFSLRCPRALFVFKGDDDIFLRTRSLLDFLHQQGDESGDPGQNSTERTRDLFVGEVIANAGPNRQPSTKYYIPESFYKGTYPAYAGGGGVVYSGDLALRLGRVSRRVHLFPIDDVYLGMCLHRLGISPSHHPGFLTFDLPASDREKPCAYRSVILVHKRSPKEMLRLWSELQTVPPPC, encoded by the coding sequence ATGGCTCGATGTAGTGGGAGACTCCTCTGTATATGCCTGCTTCCCTGCGTAATGGTGGGACACCTCATCGTCTACATCATGGTGTCCATCTGCATCACCATCTCGTACTCCCCGCCGCTGCTCCCCGTCCGATTTGTGGCACCTGGAACCTCCTCTAACTCCGGCACGCTGGCCTCCCACCCGCTGAACCCGTTCTGGAAACTAGGGCTGGAGGAAGGAGCCCTGTGGAATCAGCTGCAACGCTTCTTGGACCGCCAGCACAACCCCATTCTAAGGGGAAACAGGACCTGGGTTAAGCTGCCGGATGCTGAAGACGGCCGGGTGCGAGAGGGCGATGCCGGCGAGGCCCCCGCGGACTGTCGCCCGGACAACCGCTGGGCCTCTCGCCTCCAGGACTTCAACACCTTGCCAGAGCAGATGAGGGACTTTGTCCTGTCCATGCACTGCAGAGACTACCCGCTTCTGACCGACCAGCCTGGGATCTGTGGTGGGGAGGGACAGGGGGCAGAGGCTCCTGTGTTACTGTTGGCTATTAAATCCGAGACGGGGAATTTTGAAAACAGGCAGGCGATCCGGCAGACGTGGGGGCAGTCGGGGTGGGTGCAGGGCGAGGCGGGGGGCAGAGGTGGGTTGGTGCGTACAGTCTTCCTCCTGGGCAAACAGGACCCGTCGGCGGGACTCTACCCAGACTTGGAGGCTCttctggagctggagaagagccAGCACCAGGACATTCTGCAGTGGGACTTCAGAGACTCTTTCTACAACCTGACTCTGAAGGACGTGCTGTTCTGGCGTTGGTTCTCCCTCCGTTGCCCCCGCGCTCTCTTCGTCTTCAAAGGCGACGATGACATTTTCCTGCGGACACGCTCCCTCCTGGACTTTCTGCATCAGCAGGGGGATGAGAGCGGGGATCCTGGGCAAAACAGCACGGAGAGGACGAGGGATCTGTTTGTGGGAGAGGTGATCGCTAATGCCGGCCCAAATCGACAGCCCTCCACTAAATATTACATCCCCGAGAGCTTTTACAAGGGAACATACCCAGCTTACGCCGGCGGCGGAGGAGTGGTGTACTCTGGGGACCTGGCTTTACGTCTGGGGCGGGTTTCCAGGAGAGTGCACCTGTTCCCCATCGATGATGTCTACCTGGGTATGTGCCTCCATCGGCTGGGAATATCGCCCTCCCATCACCCTGGGtttctgacctttgacctgccGGCGAGTGACAGGGAGAAGCCCTGCGCTTACCGCTCCGTCATTCTCGTCCACAAACGGAGCCCCAAGGAGATGTTGAGACTGTGGTCAGAGCTGCAGACGGTACCACCACCCTGCTAA
- the sart1 gene encoding U4/U6.U5 tri-snRNP-associated protein 1 — MGSSKKHKEKGKERDSDERHREHKKHRHKDREREKERDGNREREKRKRSRSRERGSRGTEKESRSSKGERSNGEPRIKKEKVDTGYEETNAPAPKSASGDASLSIEETNKLRAKLGLKPLDLNENKKEVGTKEEPLAAEPINPAQIKQQKEMREKLAAMKEKRLLNQKLGKVKTLAEEDPWLDDTAAWVERSRKLAKEKEMAEKRAKLLEEMDEEFGVSSLVEQEFGQDKKETYSSRDLKGLTVQHKMESFREGETVILTLQDKGVLEEEEDVLVNVGLVDREKAEKNVELKKKKPDYKPYEEEESVDDMVMFKPRSVLSKYDEEIEGEKKKGFRLNAGGCAEGERERELQAIRETLHSQAQSLELPALTLASEYYTPQEMVGFKKTKRRVKKIRKKEKPLKTEELLMDDTRNTDFGSRTRGRGRQETNEEAGESAEAAEEGEPGPEDVIQKSDDNRLEDMDISEDEDFPPPEPAVLEEDEAELELQKQLEKQRRLKQKQLLKDSGEKVAEQVGGLGGSGAGRDDDDDPDKRNNIVFNATSEFCRTLGDIPTYGLSGNREDQEEIMDFEQEEERDGAGGSDSEVDENVGWSMVNLDEEQKQPDFSTASTTILDEEPIVNSGLAAALQLCKNKGLLDTQMQKVARVRAPKGALPNDNYCIEDKMTIDDKYSRREEYRGFTQEFKEKESYKPDVKIEYVDESGRKLTPKEAFRQLSHRFHGKGSGKMKTEKRMKKLEEEALLKKMSSSDTPLGTVALLQEKQKSQKTPYIVLSGSGKSMNANTITK, encoded by the exons ATGGGTTCTTCgaagaaacacaaagagaaggGTAAGGAAAGGGATTCCGATGAACGGCACCGGGAGCACAAGAAGCACCGTCACAAGGACCGAGAAAGGGAAAAGGAACGTGATGGGAACCgtgagagggaaaagagaaagcGGTCCCGgtcgagggagagagggagccggGGAACGGAGAAGGAGAGCCGCTCAAGTAAAGGAGAAAGAAGTAACGGGGAACCTCGGATCAAGAAGGAGAAAGTTGATACCGGATATGAGGAGACGAACG CTCCTGCTCCAAAGTCTGCAAGTGGTGATGCCTCGCTTAGTATTGAAGAAACAAA TAAGCTTAGGGCCAAGCTTGGACTGAAGCCCCTGgacctgaatgaaaacaaaaaag AGGTGGGCACAAAGGAGGAGCCCTTAGCGGCAGAGCCGATCAACCCAGCTCAGATCAAACAGCAGAAGGAGATGAGGGAGAAACTGGCAGCCATGAAAGAGAAGCGTCTCCTCAACCAGAAACTGGG GAAAGTAAAGACTTTGGCTGAGGAAGACCCCTGGCTGGATGACACTGCCGCCTGGGTGGAGAGGAGTCGCAAGCTGGCTAAGGAGAAGGAGATGGCAGAGAAGAGA GCTAAGCTTCTGGAAGAGATGGACGAGGAGTTCGGTGTGAGCAGTCTTGTGGAGCAGGAGTTTGGACAGGACAAGAAG GAAACCTACAGTTCCCGGGACCTGAAGGGGCTGACAGTACAGCACAAAATGGAGTCCTTCCGAGAGGGGGAGACGGTTATTCTCACACTGCAAGACAAGG gtgtgctggaggaggaggaggatgtcCTGGTAAATGTGGGTCTggtggacagagagaaggcTGAGAAGAATGTggagctgaagaagaagaagccagACTACAAGCCCtacgaggaggaggagagcgtgGACGATATGGTGATG TTTAAACCGCGGTCCGTGCTGTCCAAGTACGACGAGGAGATCGAGGGGGAGAAGAAGAAGGGCTTCCGGCTGAACGCAGGGGGCTGTGctgagggagagcgagagcgagagctgCAGGCCATCAGGGAGACCCTGCACAGCCAGGCCCAGAGCCTGGAGCTGCCCGCCCTCACCCTGGCCTCCGAGTACTACACCCCACAGGAGATG gTGGGCTTCAAGAAGACAAAGCGGCGCGTGAAGAAGATTAGGAAGAAGGAGAAGCCGTTGAAGACAGAGGAGCTGTTGATGGACGACACACGTAACACAGACTTCGGCTCCAG GACGCGGGGCCGAGGGCGTCAGGAGACGAATGAGGAAGCGGGCGAGTCGGCAGAAGCAGCGGAGGAGGGGGAGCCTGGGCCGGAGGACGTCATTCAGAAGTCAGACGACAACAGGCTGGAGGACATGGACATCAGCGAGGATG AGGATTTCCCCCCTCCTGAGCCAGCAGTCCTGGAGGAGGACGAGGCCGAGCTGGAGCTACAGAAACAGTTGGAGAAGCAGAGGaggctgaaacagaaacagcttcTCAAAGACTCCGGGGAGAAG GTGGCAGAGCAGGTTGGAGGGCTAGGCGGATCCGGAGCGGGGAGGGACGACGACGACGATCCTGACAAGAGGAACAACATTGTGTTCAACGCCACCTCCGAGTTCTGCCGCACCCTGGGGGACATCCCCACGTATGGGCTGTCGGGAAACCGAGAGGACCAGGAGGAAATTATG GACTtcgagcaggaggaggagagagatggggccGGAGGCTCCGATTCAGAGGTCGATGAGAATGTTGGCTGGAGCATGGTCAACCTGGATGAGGAACAGAAGCAGCCTGAT TTCTCCACAGCCTCCACTACCATTCTGGATGAAGAGCCCATCGTTAACTCCGGACTGGCTGCTGCTCTTCAGCTCTGCAAGAACAAAG GTCTTTTGGACACTCAAATGCAAAAAGTTGCACGGGTTCGAGCCCCCAAAGGTGCCCTGCCGAATGACAATTACTGCATTGAGGACAAGAT GACAATAGATGATAAATACAGCCGGAGGGAGGAGTACCGAGGCTTCACACAGGAGTTTAAGGAGAAGGAGAGCTATAAGCCTGACGTCAAGATTGAATACGTAGACGAATCAGGCCGCAAGCTCACGCCGAAAGAG GCTTTCCGACAGCTGTCCCATCGTTTCCACGGGAAGGGTTCTGGCAAGATGAAGACGgagaaaaggatgaaaaaacTTGAGGAGGAGGCG CTGCTGAAGAAGATGAGCAGCAGTGACACTCCACTCGGAACAGTGGCCCTCctgcaggaaaaacagaagtCACAGAAGACACCATACATTGTCCTGAGCGGGAGTGGGAAGAGTATGAATGC AAACACCATTACCAAATAG